GATGACATAGTGTATAGCTTTGCTTCTTTTAGTTAACATCTTTAGTTAACTTCTTCTACAGTGTATGTGCTCTGAGACCATGGCTGTCTAGCCCTtttgtggccttttttttttatatataaagaaactatcttattttacatatcaatcccagttccctctccctcccatcctcctatgcccccgaTCCCTCatccctgcctccatccactccccagggagggcgaggccttccaaaGTCTGTCTTTTAATCATGTAGATTGTCTTCACAGTGCAAGCCGCCATCATTGCCTTTGCCTGAGCTCATTTTTCTTCCCTACAATCTCTTCTTTGTGTGCTATCGTCTCTGCTTTTGGTTGGTCTTGGAAGAATGTACACTCAGAATTTTCTGCTTCAGACACTAATGGCCTTCACTGCTTGTTTTTAGAATACAATGCAAGTGCCTCCCTGAGGCCAGATAAGGAGGCCCTGCCCATCTCTGCCCAGGCTGTGCTGCATTCTTACTTCACAGTCTTCGCTTGCTTCTTATCCTTTCCTTGAGTTGCTTGCTTGAGATGTTTTatggcagctttttttttttttttctcatttatggcTCAATTTCAAGATGAACCAGTTTTTCTTTGGTGAcattcttttcctgttttcttttcctccttccccacctctactcttttctcattcctgtttttctttttccataggGTTTTGtgatgtagctgaggctggctttgaactcagtctTCTTGCTTCAGTTAAGATTgtaagcatgagccaccatattcagttaatttctttaaaatttttgctaCTTTGTGTAATTATcttatttgtttacatttcttttctttgttgttttgtgttttttttgtttgtttttgagacagagtctctctgtgtagttctagctgccctggagctcattatgtagaccaggctggccttgaactcagagaccctcctgcttgtgcctactgagttccaggattaaaggtgtgtgacaccatgcccagctctatgtatattttctttgccACTAAAACGTACGTTCTTTGAGAGTAGAGAGCTGGCGGGAATGCCATGAGTGCCCATGGCCTTCGGAAGCTGCCAGCATATGGTTATCAAGTAATGAGCAGAGGTTACAGAGCCACTTGCTTTCCTGCTCTGGGACATTGCCCTCAGAATTTAGTGTGGAAATGCATCCTTTCCCCGAATATGTCAGTGAACCAAAGCCTGTCTTCTAAGGcgctttaattttattatatcaaTGAGAATAACATTTAATTAGTAAAGTGATACTTATTTTTTATGGAACAAATTTTGCTTTCTTACAGCTTTTAATTGTTCATCAGTCCTTCCATTTAAAGCATCTAGAATAAATCTAATTGTTCTTCCTTGATATTACTAAGATTGAGGCCAAGGTTTAGTCATTTAAGTCCTATCTGAACATGCCCAtatgtattagttacctttctgttgctatgataaaatggcATCACCAGGACAGCTAAGGAAAAGTTATAGTTCCAGAAGGGTAAGTCCATTTCATTGGGGAATGTGAGCTGCAAACGCCAGGCATGCAGGCTGGAGCGgcaaactgagagctcacatcttaaaccaTAAGCACAAGGTAGAGTACAAACACGTAGGGTCAGACTGTGAAcactcaaagcctacctccaggGTACATTTGGACTGCGCTCCAGAATCGCCCCAAATGCCATTACCAGCCGTGGACCCAGTGTTCAGATATGTGAGCCTGTGCAAAACATTCTCATTGAAGCCATCACACCATATCTTCCACATTGATGTTTCTCTAACTCTTACCATCTTTGGGGTCCTCCTCTTGCTGTCAGAATGCTGTTCATAAACCATAATCTGTCTTCCATAATCTTCCACAATCCATGCTGTATCATCTTTGCCTGGTATGGTGGGCTGTTGCTGTATTGTCCTGAATGATGGATGCTTCTGAGGAGACTGGCATTGTGTCTCCTTTGATAATTTGTATTGAGTGCATATTGAGCCTGTAGTGAAGTAAATCTCttttttcacataaaatattttctttgacacaGTTTGCTTCATTTACCCCAAACCAGTTCAAACTGGATTGGCCTTTCCATTCTTTGGTGTTAGCTGTGCATGCTAACAGGTTGTTGGGTACATTGTTCAGAGAAAGGTATGTGTCCAATACACATAGTAAGGGTCTCAGGCTGCCAAGTTTGttatcagaagagggtgtggatAGCCCACACCAAGTCGAGTCCCCGGTTTGCTGAGCTCTCCATGCTTTGGCGATGTCAGTCTTATCAGGGTAATATGTGGAGTTGATTTAACGAACGAAAGAATGTAGATAAGGAGCTCAATGTCCCAATTTTCTCTAACTGGCAGGAAAGGATGTATGCAGTGAATGCTCAGCTTAAACAAGCTTAAGTCACATGCAGCAGACATATAGATGGCAAGGTTGTCTAATAAAGTGTACTCATTTCCGTTCAAGCAGTACCTGGTTTAGCCAGGTATAGCCCCTAGCAATGGGGAAAAGATGAGAATTTCTTCCCTTAAAGctgagcctttaaaaaaaaaaaactttgctttttttctcttttcttttttttttttttttctgtttctaagtAGGATTTAATATTAAGACTGGCCTAGAACAGTAAattttgaagaaatgaagaagagaaagggaaatatttCCAAATATGTCTGAACTTTATTAAACCCAAAGTCATTAGTAGTGTGGTCAAGAATGGGCACAGTGGAGAGGCCCTTGTTTCTGTAGTTGTGGTCATGCAGTTTGATGGAGAGGGGAATGTAATACATGCCATTCACTTTTTCCTGAAAGAGACCATtatctgcatttatttatgtattcatctgtttattttacAAGTGctttctgcatgcatgtctatgcaccatgttaCCTTTTGCTTGTTGATAAAATGCTTAGCTATCTGTCTTTAAACTCTGCTGTCTGTCTTAAAACTCAAGGAGTTATTTTTGGGTGTCAGGATAAACTGTTGTACTAAAATAAGTCATTGTTTAATTGATGTAAAGACTGGAAATAAGTTTTTAAGGTGATATATATTGTGACGTCCTGGCTAACATACTCAATGCCAGAGCAATAGATTTTGAGAACAGAATTGTTCAATATGTTATGATTTTTAACTGTTCTTGGCCTACCCTATTCATGGTAGACTTGCTTTGCGGTATTTTTTCACCTCTCAGACATGGTACACCTGAAAAATAAGGATTATATGTGTTTATGGTCTACATTCTGTGGGTTCACAGTGCTGCCTTCTTCCTTCTTACTGAACACCAGTAATGTTTGATCTCAGTCCTTTCTGTATACTAGATATGTGGCACACGCTCTTGTGGATCGTTTCCCTGTTAGCATTCCACTGGTTTTCCTTTACCACTTAACTTTTGCTGCTTTTTCTTTTACTAGTTTCTCAGACAGTTAGGCCTGCATCCTGACTGGCAGTTTGTTGACGTGTATGGAATGGAGCCTGAACTTCTCAACATGGTACCACGACCAGTGTGCGCAGTGTTACTCCTTTTCCCTATTACAGAAAAGGTAACTGTAAAGCGAGATGCGTAGCTTTCTGATGAATGCAGGGTTTGATACTGAGTGAAAATAGTCTTTGAGAATAGACAATGCCGTTGATGCACATAAACAGCAAACTAAGAAGTAAGGGAATCTTAAtgtccaattaaaaataaaagatttagaaTATAGATTGACAATAAAGCTCTGTGTTGGCCTGTTACCTTCAACTGTTTTTCTCTTAGAAGATATTGGTTAGATTGCCTCAGCTTTAGTTTAATGTAGCATTTAATAATGTTTGCAtgaatattctttaattttttttttccaagatggggtttctctgtgtaacaactctagctgtcctggaacacgctttgtagaccaggctgtcctcgaactcacagagatccatctgccattgcctcccaagtgctgggattaaaggtgtgtgccaccactgcccagccttaaaattatttttaagcataGATACATTTGTTCTTATTTATCACTTCtagcctgtttttattttgtgtgtgcgccacaactgcccagccttaaaattatttttaagcatagatacatttgttcttatttatcatttctaggcctgtttttattttgtgtgtataagtgttttgtctgtatgcatgcatgtgcagtgcaccaggaaaccagaagagggcactggaacttctggaactggagttacaaaacacttgtgagccaccatgtggactTTCTGAATCAAACccagaacaggaagtgctcttaacttctgagtcatctctccagagccTAAAATCACTTTGTAAACTCTGGGTTTTCTGCAGATATCATCAGTATCTTTTATTATTCAGATCAGAAAAAGACGCTGTAAAAGACTCCTGTAAAGACCCAATGTTAAAATTTTTGCCTGTACTGTAGACATCAGAGTGTCTCACTTCTCACTTGTAGACAGACAGCCATATCACTGCAttaatcaattttatttaatgGAAACCGGAGAGGGCAGGTTTTGTGGTGTGGCCTGCAGTTTGCTTACCTCTACTCTCTTGGGCTCTCAGAATTGTAGAAGCTCAGTTAACAGAAGCactgctctttctgcctcctttctccttctcactcagtttttaacataaaatatgtagatagttttctgttttattcagtgtgtgtgtctgtgtctgtattgCTGGGGTTTCATGCATGCCAGGCCAGCACTACTGTGGAATTACACTCCCATTGCTATTGTAcattttaagattatattttaaaCCAAGATATTGCAAAGGTAATCATAAGTGTTGTGAACACTGGAAGTGTTAATAGAGATGGCTGTGTGCCTTCTAGTGTGCCCAATGACTACTTTTTTAACAATGACACATGAAGCGAAGTGCCATGGAATATGCCTTCAGTCCATGCTCCTTGAAAGGCTGCAGCAGGAGAATCATTTGAGCGCAGAAGTTCCAGATCAACCTGGACAACACAgggagactcttgtctcaaagcAAGCAATGAGTAAAATAAATCACGCAAGGCTGTCCATTTTCTCATTGCTTTACCGGCACAGTTACTATTGTCAGTTTTTTGTCAGGCTGGTAGATGATAATGTGATGATCTTACTTTAAATCTTGTCTTATTTTAATCTAAGTCTCCTCATTTCATAGCCTTTCCTTTACAAACTTGAGTGCTCTTTTTAGTGTGTAGTTTTGCATGTGGACTGTTGACTTTTTTCCCAATAGTATGAAGTGTTcaggacagaagaggaagaaaaaataaaatctcaaggaCAAGATGTTACATCGTCAGTGTATTTCATTAAGCAAACCATCAGCAATGCCTGTGGAACAATTGGACTGATCCACGCCATTGCAAACAACAGAGAGAAGATGCACTTTGGTAAGTCAGTCTCTGTTCCCGTGTTTCCTCCCAGTGTATTCAACAGTAGGGGGTGCTCTCACTCTCTCAAACTATAAAGTCCTGTATCTCTTCTTTTGTTATGGGATGTATGTGGAGCCAGTAGAGATGTTTATCCTTCCCTTTTTTTCATATTGTTGATGAACAGGCTCAGCAAAAAACATTTGACTTAGTTATTTATGCCAGGAGTCTTAGATTCTTAACTCTCTTATCAGTTAAAGGATTTTTACCTAAGAAGATACTGTACTGCTtgtgttagcttttttttttttttttttttcctgtaataaacttaaatttttaatcatttttgacATTTTCAGAATCTGGATCAACACTGAAAAAATTCCTGGAGGAGTCTGTGTCAATGAGCCCTGAAGAAAGAGCCAAGTACTTGGAGAACTATGACGTCAGTACCTTGTTTCTGTCTTGACCTCATCCATGGGATGTGTTATAGGATTGTGGGTTCTGTTTAGTGGGTTGTCTTGAAACTGTAGTTTGGGGAAACATCATTTGTTAGATCCATTACAAGGGCTTTGTTTTTTCAGGTAACTGTACATGAAGTATCTATAATTTTGTTCAGTTGACAGTTCTGTGTCCAGGGCAAAATGAACAAATAGAGTTTGCAAATTAATAGCTGTACTCTCTAATCCAGTTTGAAATGATTGTCCTTAACATTTattagttttgaaatttttatttttatgagggCTTTTTGTCTTTTGTAATATCAATAGATGGTGTTCtttgaaattagaaaaacaatatGATATACATGTATTATAGTGTTTATTGTTCCAAAATACTTTAGTAGCTTTAAGTTTTACAAACCTGGACATTTCATAAGAAatctttgtttttcataaaagTAAGATAACATGACAGTTGCCAGTGAAAGATAACTATCATTGATATTTTTATAGggaacatgtatatatatatacacaatattttttaaaatttgatcacACTGTAATACTGTTTTATAACTTGCTTTTTTCACTTATCACAAACGTATTAACACCAGTAAGTATATATTTAACATTATTATTCTAATGGCTGAGTAGCTTTCTGTTGTATATTATATTTACCAGCAAAATGATGATAGAAATctgttttccctctttttttcatGACTTAAAATGATTGAAATGTATATTACTGTGTCTGAGGTTTTAGAACCATCTTTAATTTCATATAACCACATACATTAAATATATCAACATAGTAATTCCTAGAGGAGAAATTGCTGATCAGTTTGCATGTCTTTACAGCTTTAATAATACTTAACCACCAAATTGCTGTACATAACAGTAACACTTTCATCCCTGATTTTCCATTGTGGCCATTTCTCTCTATCTTTGATAATGACGGATATGATTGGAGCATTTTGAAGTTCAGATAACTGAATTCTCTAGCTTCTCATAGCGCATGCCTTTTGCACCAAGTTTCTAAATTGCCTACTGAAATGCATGACTAAGCATAAATTGAGCCAGAACTGCAGGAGCATGCaccccagagagagagatgagatgaGCTTCCTCAGCTTCTGTCTGTGAGCTGCTCACTTTATTCcagtctcaagggaataaagtgtTAAGTGTGGCCTCTAACAGTTAAGGAAGCTAAATGACCCTCTACTTGCACTGTGCAAATTAGAAACTGTCAGCTAGTCTGTTTCCTAAAGCTTAAGTGATTGTGGGTAGAGAGGACAGAGTCTCATTTGCTTACCTAGATACACTTTGGAAAGGTTCAGTGCTAAACTGCTCCTAAGTTCTTCCAGTTCCCACCTCATTACAGGATTTTAGATGGTAAAAACTGAGCTTTGTTGCTGCTTTCATTTAAAAGTTGGATATAGTTGtctcttttttttgtaaatagtATATGTTCTTATTACAGGCTATTCGAGTTACGCATGAGACCAGTGCACATGAAGGTCAGACTGAGGTatttcacatttcttttaaaaacattgctGTGTGTAAATTTGACCTTATATTGTAGGACAGGTGGCTTTGGAAAAGGTTTTGACTGTTTTGGAAATATGCAACCTCAGCAGTCAGAGTGATAGCAAAAGAAGCATTTTTCCCAGGCTGCCAATGGCTACACGAATGTCTGATTGACTTTGCCGAATCTGTTCCCAGTTTGCAGACTGCGTATTCTTTGCTTTACTTAACAGTTAgcctgtttcttctctctcatttccaGTGACTTCCACACACATCCAGATTTTAGCCTGTATGATTTTTCAGCATCACTTTCATGCCTagcttccagaaagaaaaaaagaaaagaaaagaaaagaaaagaaaacaggtgtTGCTCAGTGGCCGTTTTTCTGGGCCATCAGATCGCTGCAGCATAAACTTGAAGATCAAATTCTGCTGGGTTTCTTCTGatccttctcctgcctctctatttACTTTAGCCATTTCTCTCATCCATCCCTTCTCTCCGCTTTTCTCAAGCCCTTACTCTCAAAGGGACTTTGTCAGAAAATATTCAGTCAGAATGAAGAGAATTTTATTAATTCGGTTGGTATATTTACAGCAGCAGGAAACTGTACATTTTTTCCATATGTGACTTGAAGTCACACCTTTCAGAAGGGCAATTATTTTAGAAGAAGAAGGGAACCAGTGGAAGGGAGAAGGTGTGGGGGCAAGGAGGGAGAGTGTGATAAAGTACATTATATGAAGTACTGTTGAGAAAATGTCATATTGAAACTCATTCTTTTATACATTaatttagattaataaaaaccAGGAAAAGTCACATTTTTACATATAGGATCATATTGCTTATTGGCTTTAAAATACATGGAAAAGTTGATTTTAGATTATTATTAAACCCTTTTAAGGGGAAAATACTTTGATATTATGACATAGCTGTAATTATTCTTCTTTCAAACTGTACAAACTGTGGGTGTTTAATTGAAACACTGAGTGTCCTTGTGATTGTCCCTTCCAAGCTACTCTCAGTCTCTTCTTTGTAAGTTGTAGACTTGATTTTTACATACAGCAGGTAGCTCTGAAAGTAGTTCAGTGCTCCTGTTGTTGTTATGCATGTTGTGATGCTAAGAAGTTTGGTTTGCAGTGTTGTTGCATTGAAGCTGGTGATGAGGTGGATCAGTATGCGGTGATTTCACTTCCAGAGTATTTGTCTTTGGGTGCCTTCTTTCGAGTCCTTTCTCATCTGAGTTATGGCTTTACTACTTGAGTGATAGTCACGTCTCTTTTTGTTCAGACTGAAACCTCATCATCCTTTGTGAACGTGGATGCCAGCTGGCTGTTACAGGAATGACCCTCTGCATTTTAGAATGCACTGTCCTTGTTTGAGGCTATTATCTGTGCCTTCATTTCTGCCCTTTGTTTTCCTACAGTTTTAATTCCATTCCATTTCCTGAAATCTAATTCAACTGGTGACTCAAACTTTTGTTTTCCTACAGCAGTGATTCTCAAAGTGGAATGGAAGAAATGTAGCATTTTTAGAGGGTGTTCACAGGCCTTACTCCTGATAAAGTGAATCTCTTTTACCAGTCTATCACCTCTCACAGTTGAGAATCACAGTTAGAGCCATGTCATTTATGTGCATTATGACTCTAAGACATGTTGTGTTGAAAAAAAGTTTGAGGGCCATTCCTCAAGTTTCTGTGTCTCTTCATTCGACCTCCTTTAAGCTTCTCCTAACCCTTACTGCTTTGCCTGtttctctaaaaatatttctcttgttttattgctatttttcttataatttctctttataaaaataGTCCTTCTCTTAGCATCTGCATTTCTGATTCTACTTAGCCTTCAAATAAGCTTCAACGTGACCCTCTATATGAAGCACTTCTTATAACCTGGATATATTTTATCTATTCTGTGCACTCTTTCATGTGACTTcagtatttgcatttatttattgtcataTTCTTTTTAAGctatttaaaatgtacttttttcCAAGCCAAATGTGGTGGTATAAGCTTCCAGTTTTAGCACTtagaagtctgaggcaggaggatcagctgTTTGAGATAACTTGATCAACACATTGAGTTGCAGGCTCAcctaggctgcatagtgagaccctgtccaaacaaacaaaaaaagatgtgcATTTCCTACATTTTAATAATTCTAGAATTAACACCTGTTTGAACTGTTGTTATAATTTACTCGCTATCACTTCTATCTTAGTGGTATATAAAATGCCTCCTATAAATGGATGGTACCTTAGCTTATGAATTAGGGAATTTTATCTTTTGTTAGGGTTCTTAAGCCTAGGATTGATGTCTGGATTATTTgcacattttaaattattcagaACTGCTTTTTACAAATAGGCTCAGTACATATTTACTGTTTACAGTATTAGGTTAGAAATGTCTTTAGTggtataaaaacttaaaaataacagTTTTCACCAGCTAGGGctatgactcagtagttaagagcacttattgttcttcagtcttccagacacaacacaACAGCTAGCTCACTGCTGCTTCTTACTACAGTTCCAGGTAGTTTGATGCCCCCTCTGCCCTTGTGGGTGCCTATGTGCATATGGTGCAGATACATACAgtcagacacacacctttaatctcagcacttagaggaggtagaagcagaggaATCTCTGAGAGTTCTAACCCAGCCAGATCTATGTAGCAAGCTCCAGattagccagggatacacaatgaaacaaaaaccaaaagacaaaagtcTTACTTGTTTTTGGAGTTCTACAGTAAATATTTTCACTAGAGCATAGTTAACATCTTTATATGAGTTCAGTTCCTTGTTTGTGGGGTTGATTTGTCCATTATAAGATGGTCATACTAGTAGCCCCTAGTAATTATGTAATAATGACCTCTTGTTACTTAAGAAAAAAAGCCTACACTGCATATTGGCAAATCCATTTCACAAGCAGTCTCAACCTCTACCAGGAACAATTTGCTTTCTTTATCTCATTTCAGAATCTGCCACCTGTGGGCTTAGGAGTCTTGATACATTATCTCTATTTCTGCTTATattaaactgttttgtttttgtttttgttttgtttttatcagttCCTACAGAAGACCTAGGTCTTTACCACCCAAAGTAGTTTGCTTGGGCTGCCACAAGATATAATTGAGTGGCTTAAACAACAGAGACTTTTCCCCTCACAGTTTTGGATGCTAGACGTCTAAGGTAACGGTGTCAGGCATCTCTCCTGGCTTGCTGATAACTGTTTTTGTGCATGTTGGGAGTGGGTGGAGGTTTAGGAAGTGACTGGGGGAGAATAGAGCAAGAGAGGATGAGAATGAATACGAATGTATGTGGTGTCTCTTTCCTTGTAAGGGTTCTAGTTCTACTATTCTATTTGTtttagtttactttctattgctataGTAAAGACAccgatcaaaagcaacttggaaggaaAGGGGTTGTTTTATCCTCAGCTTACAGTTGAGCATGCAGGTAAGTTAGAGCAGGAAGTAGAGCAGCAGTCTGGAGACAGAGACTAAAACAGAgatcccatggcttgctcagtctgctttcttttacaacCCAAGACCACCTTCCCAGCGATAGATAGCACcattcacagtgggctgggccctcactcATTCCTCATGAGTGAAGAACACGCTGTATATACAGGCTTGATGACAAGCCCACAGATAgagccattttctcagttgaagttcctcttcccaggtaattctaTCTGTGGCAATTTGACAAATAAAATCTACTGAGGACACTATCAAATAAGAGAGATTAGGTAAGAGAACTTCAGTTTTAGTATGACGACCAACCTAATGCCATATTTGGACATTTTTATGACCTAGTAAACACAGGCGCCTTCTGGTacactcttcttcttcttgcaGAGGTGGTGTGGCCCTTTTTCATCTTTCATATTTCATCTTGAAAGTCATTTTTTTCAGGGAGGTCTTAGTTCATCGTCTACCTGTCTTACTTTCTCTCATAAAAATGCCATTTTCTTCCTGGTCTTTTAAAGTAGTCTATAgccagtttctttttcctttggtttcttcATTCTGCTCAGTTACAAAAATGTGAGTCCCATGAGGCCACACACCTTGTTTGCCATGCATACTGGCTGAAATAGGcgtcaataaaaaataatgtaggTTACAACATAAGGTGTAGGTTTTCATGCTGACTCCTCTGCTTATTAGTGTGGGCAAGATATTTTCCTTGCGTAAACTACAGATCATACTGCCTACCACATGAGATTGCTATGAAGCTTAGTGAGTTGATCTCAAAAGCTGTTGTAGAATAATGCCTGGCATTTAATGGGCAGTCAGTAAATGTGAATGGTGAAGGTATTTTACTAGGCATTGAGAAAAACTATCTGAATGGCAATGAGAATGAAGCCAGATCACAGGAAGCTTGGACTTCATGGGCATTTTAGAGCTACCAGAGATGCTTTGTGTAGTGTTTATCAAATTGGGTTTATGAATTGGGTTCACATCATGAAATTGTGTTGACTTCGTAGAATAGTGTTTTTGACCTGTGAAAGGCATTGAGCCTTTATGTAGAAGTCTAAAGGTCATAGCAGATATTTTTAGTCTTTTATGTTTGGGTAGAAGCTTGTGAACTCTCAGGGGAGAATAAGGGTGAAGCAAAAAGAAGATCCAGGGTCACTTAGGTGTTGAAAGCAGTGAACAGGAAGAGGAGCCAGTAGTTACCAGTGTACGCTGAAGTTGACCACAAACACCAATGGCGTCCTCTCTACACTCAGAACATTTTGATGGGAACagaggggcgggggaggagggaaTTATTGCATGCTGAGATTTACAAACTAGATGAGAAATCTGTTATATTGAGTCACTGTTATTCAGTGGTCTTTCCAGAAGATTGGCTGTGGTCTGTTGCCACAGTGGGATTGTTACTTCACTGTTTTTCACTGTCTCATCATTATTGTTGATCAGACATTAGCTAATTCAGAAGTTTGGATGGAAGGCCCACTTCATTAGTTTTGTTTACTGATTGAAAGATactgcttaaaacaaaacaaaacaaaacaaaaaaacctaaacttaaaaaaagagtGGGATAGGAGTAATTTTCAGTGGAGGAATCtctattctttgatttttaaaatttgcttcttCCTCATTTTATATTCATCCTGGATAGAAAGAATAAAAGTGTTGTTAGGTGAATTTCCCTTAAACAATATTACAGAAGTGTGTGCTGTTTACTTGTAGGAGCTTTAGGGTTACAGGTATTATCTCCCTTTACAGATGAAGCAGCTGCCGCACAGTGAGGTTCACCTACTGTCCCCAAGGCTTAGCCAGAACTTGAACTCGGGCAGTCTCGCTACACGGTCCACTTGTAGCCCTGCCaggcaagtgctgggattgcaggtgtgtgccccCATGCCAGGCCACATAACACAGAAAACGGCGGTAGTTTACGATTAAAGTGATGATCATCCTACCTTGGTGGAAATGGACTGTGTGAGAAACAGTAAATTGATTGTCTTTAGTTGTACTTGAATTCCATCTCTCCAGTgagtttgacttttttctttaaaatgccaTGTTAGAAAAATTAGTGAGATTATATTAAGCAAAGTTTCCATCAACAAATGTGTTGTTCTGTATGTATGCTACCGTAATATGTGGCCCAGTGCTACAagcacttaaatattttaatactgaTTTGAAGTGACTATAATTAGGCATAAGCACattaacttaatttaaaaaggacTCTAAGTCCCATCTAAGTCCTTTCAGAAGGTTGGCACAGGGTTCCAAGTTGATGTGGTCTGGGCATCTACCAGATTACCTGGTAGATTAAAGATTCTGTTCAGACATGATGATTTTGATAgcatgaatatttttaattattaatgaaGTACAATAATGGAAATCATACACgaaggcaagaaagaaaactccaagtgttctttgccttcaaactctactttcatgtcatttgCCAAACAACCTCCATGTaaattacaatattttatttttttaacttacaaAAAGCATATTATTTTAGTATGCTTTTAACAACATGCCAAAATTGAAAGTatacaaaaaaatacatttagcaTTTAGTTACATACTTAATTCCAGCCTTTTAGCATTATCTAAACAGTTGAGAAAAAGGaacttttcttaatattttagtATGAGTATTTTCTTATTCAAAACTTTCTTAGAAATAATTCTTGGCATACTTTCAGGTGAGTAAATCATAAAATTTACTTTCTAGTTCCTTAATtttgatgtttatat
The Cricetulus griseus strain 17A/GY chromosome 1 unlocalized genomic scaffold, alternate assembly CriGri-PICRH-1.0 chr1_1, whole genome shotgun sequence genome window above contains:
- the Uchl3 gene encoding ubiquitin carboxyl-terminal hydrolase isozyme L3 isoform X2 yields the protein MEPELLNMVPRPVCAVLLLFPITEKYEVFRTEEEEKIKSQGQDVTSSVYFIKQTISNACGTIGLIHAIANNREKMHFESGSTLKKFLEESVSMSPEERAKYLENYDAIRVTHETSAHEGQTEAPSIDEKVDLHFIALVHVDGHLYELDGRKPFPINHGKTSDETLLEDAIEVCKKFMERDPDELRFNAIALSAA